ATGGCGAGTATGTATGCCGTTTACCACGGGCCTAAAGGATTAAAATATATCGCCAGTAAAGTGCATGCTTCAGCAGCAACACTGACTGATGCTTTAGAAAAGTTAGGGCTATACCAAGTAAACACCTCTTACTTTGACACGATTACTGTAAAAGCAGACGCTAGCTTGGTAAAACCAATTGCAGAGCAACACGAAATAAACTTTTTATACAGCGAGGATAATAGTATTTCTATTTCGCTAAACGAAGCTACATCGCTAAAAGATTTACAGGATATTATCAACGTCTTTGCAAAAGCCTTAGGAAAAGATAGTATTCATATAGACAGCTTAACAGCGACTACTGCGATTCCTTCGAAGTTAGCGCGCACCACAGCTTTCTTAGAAAACGCAGTTTTTAACTCGTATCATTCTGAAACACAAATGATGCGTTATATCAAAAGATTAGAGAATAAAGATCTAGCGTTAAACCACTCGATGATTTCTTTAGGTTCCTGTACCATGAAATTAAATGCAGCTACAGAAATGTTGCCTTTGGGTTCTGCGCAATGGAGCAACATACACCCATTTGTTCCTGTGGAACAAGCCGAGGGCTATCAAATTATGCTTGCTGAATTAGAGAAAGATTTAAACGAAATTACTGGTTTTGCAGGAACATCATTGCAACCCAATTCTGGAGCTCAAGGGGAATACGCCGGTTTAATGGTGATCCGAGCCTACCATGAATCTAGAAACGACTCACATAGAAATATCTGTATTATTCCTGCTTCTGCACACGGTACTAACCCTGCTTCAGCTGTTATGGCTGGGATGCAAGTTGTTGTCACCAAAACAGATGAAAAAGGAAATATTGATGTTGCTGACTTAGAAGAAAAAGTAGCCAAGCACTCCGATAATTTAGCGGCTTTAATGGTTACCTACCCTTCTACTCACGGTGTTTTTGAATCATCAATAAAACACATTACCCAATTAATTCACGATAACGGTGGACAAGTGTATATGGATGGTGCCAATATGAATGCCCAAGTAGGACTAACGAATCCTGCAACGATTGGCGCTGATGTATGTCACTTAAATTTACACAAAACCTTTGCTATTCCACATGGTGGTGGTGGCCCAGGAGTTGGCCCTATCTGTGTGGCAGAACAACTGGTGCCATTTTTACCTGGAAATCCAATTATAAAAACCGGTGGTGATCAAGCCATTACGGCTATTTCTGCTGCTCCCTGGGGTAGCTCATTAGTATGTTTAATTTCATATGCCTACATAAAAATGTTAGGTGAATTTGGACTGAGACACTCTACTGAAATTGCTATTTTAAACGCCAATTATATCAAACACAGATTGAGCGGCAATTTTGAAGTTTTATACACCGGAGAAAAAGGTAGAGCTGCACACGAAATGATTATCGATTGCCGACCATTTAAACAAAATGGCATCGAAGTTACTGACATTGCAAAACGCTTAATGGATTATGGTTTTCACGCACCAACAGTATCTTTCCCTGTGGCCGGAACGGTGATGATTGAGCCTACAGAAAGTGAAGGCTTGTCAGAATTAGATCGCTTTTGTGATGCCATGATTAGTATTCGTAAAGAAATTAACGAAGCTTCAGAAGCGGATGCTGATAATGTCTTAAAAAACGCACCACACACCTTAAAAATGGTGACCAGCGATGCTTGGGATTTTCCATACTCTAGAGAAAAAGCTGCTTTTCCATTAGCCTTTGTTTCTGAAAATAAATTTTGGC
The sequence above is drawn from the Cellulophaga sp. Hel_I_12 genome and encodes:
- the gcvP gene encoding aminomethyl-transferring glycine dehydrogenase, with translation MRTDVFASRHIGIREEDLQHMLEKVGVENLEQLIYETIPTDIRLKNPLKLEAAMSENEFLEHIQQLSEKNKVFSTYIGLGYHESITPSVIKRNIFENPGWYTAYTPYQAEIAQGRLEALLNFQTMICDLTGMELANASLLDESTAAAEAMTMLFEVRSRDQKKNNVKKFFVSEELLPQTKSLLETRAVPLEIELVIGNHETFDFSSDYYGAILQYPGKQGQIHDYQGFVTKAKENDIKVAVAADILSLVLLQAPGELGVDVVVGTTQRFGIPLGYGGPHAAFFATKEEYKRSIPGRIIGRTIDTDGNPALRMALQTREQHIKRDKATSNICTAQVLLAVMASMYAVYHGPKGLKYIASKVHASAATLTDALEKLGLYQVNTSYFDTITVKADASLVKPIAEQHEINFLYSEDNSISISLNEATSLKDLQDIINVFAKALGKDSIHIDSLTATTAIPSKLARTTAFLENAVFNSYHSETQMMRYIKRLENKDLALNHSMISLGSCTMKLNAATEMLPLGSAQWSNIHPFVPVEQAEGYQIMLAELEKDLNEITGFAGTSLQPNSGAQGEYAGLMVIRAYHESRNDSHRNICIIPASAHGTNPASAVMAGMQVVVTKTDEKGNIDVADLEEKVAKHSDNLAALMVTYPSTHGVFESSIKHITQLIHDNGGQVYMDGANMNAQVGLTNPATIGADVCHLNLHKTFAIPHGGGGPGVGPICVAEQLVPFLPGNPIIKTGGDQAITAISAAPWGSSLVCLISYAYIKMLGEFGLRHSTEIAILNANYIKHRLSGNFEVLYTGEKGRAAHEMIIDCRPFKQNGIEVTDIAKRLMDYGFHAPTVSFPVAGTVMIEPTESEGLSELDRFCDAMISIRKEINEASEADADNVLKNAPHTLKMVTSDAWDFPYSREKAAFPLAFVSENKFWPTVRRVDDAYGDRNLICTCAPIEAYMEA